DNA sequence from the Cellulosilyticum sp. I15G10I2 genome:
CTGATTTTATTTTATATAATATGGCGACACTATAGGGTAACGTATGCCAAAACAAACCTAGCCAGATCAAGACAGTTGCCCTACGAAATAGAAGTTGTTGCTGAAAATTTACATATACCGTGGGGCATAGCTATAAGTGATGAAGGTAAAATTTATTTTACAGAGCGGTCTGGCGCAATTAGAGTGATTGAAGAGGGTGAACTCCAGCCGGAGCCCATTATCACATTGGGACCACCTTTTGTAAGTTCTGGAGAAGGTGGCTTGATGGGGATTGCACTAGACCCTGATTTTTCACAAAATCATTATATGTATGTTATGCATACCTATAATGAAGGTAATCAAATCTATAATCGCGTTATAAGATTAATTAAGCAGGATAATAGAGCAATTATTGATCAGGTACTGATAGAGGGTATTCCCGGGGGACGTATTCATAATGGCGGCAGGATAAAAATAGGTCCAGATCAAAAACTCTATATTGCAACAGGAGATGCAGGTGTACCTGCATTGGCACAAGAACGTGCAAGTACAGCTGGAAAGATTTTGCGCATAGCATTAGACGGCAGTATTCCAGAAGATAATCCAATCCCAAATTCACCAGTTTATAGCTTGGGTCATCGTAATCCTCAGGGCTTAGCATGGCATACACAAAACATTTTATATGCCTCAGAACACGGGCCAATAGCATATGATGAAATAAATAGTATTGAACCGGGGGCTAACTATGGATGGCCACTTGTTAAAGGCGATGAAAAGACAGAGGCTATTGAAGTAAAAAAACCAATACTGCATAGCGGGGAAGTTACTTGGGCCCCATCAGGTATAGCCTTTGTGAATCAAGGACCATGGCAAGGTAAATTACTCGTGGCAAACTTACGCGGCACACAACTGCTAGTGATTTCTTTA
Encoded proteins:
- a CDS encoding PQQ-dependent sugar dehydrogenase, encoding MKEIIYLILFYIIWRHYRVTYAKTNLARSRQLPYEIEVVAENLHIPWGIAISDEGKIYFTERSGAIRVIEEGELQPEPIITLGPPFVSSGEGGLMGIALDPDFSQNHYMYVMHTYNEGNQIYNRVIRLIKQDNRAIIDQVLIEGIPGGRIHNGGRIKIGPDQKLYIATGDAGVPALAQERASTAGKILRIALDGSIPEDNPIPNSPVYSLGHRNPQGLAWHTQNILYASEHGPIAYDEINSIEPGANYGWPLVKGDEKTEAIEVKKPILHSGEVTWAPSGIAFVNQGPWQGKLLVANLRGTQLLVISLDEEGLEVEQVEFWLQNEYGRLREVIQSRDGSIYLATSNRDGRGEPDTTDDKIIRLIPKRSDRF